The sequence TCCGCTTTAGCAATTCTTTGACTATCGTGTGCCAGAGATGCAGGTTGGAGGCAGTCGTTCTCGGAAGGATTGGCGTTCCCGCAACCTAGGTCAGCTGTGGGATATTCTTCGAACAATCCGCGTGTGGTTGCTGGATCGGCTACGAGATCGACACTGTGGACTTGTAAGATTTCTTCAACCACAGTGATTTCTCCCTGACGACGTGTATGGGCCTGCACATTGTGTGAAAACCCAACGTTTTCTGGAGCTTGCTCGGCATCCCACATCAATTGCTCAGAGAGATAGTGCTTGGGATTAAAATGAAAATCTGCGAACAGCCCATCGCCCGGGCGATGCTGAACATTGCGAATTACCCCAATTCGCTCCTGGTAATCTCGTGGCGCGAGGGGATGGCCTTTGGGATGGTTCACATTCACTTTTGCACCTTCGTATAGGCCAACCGCGCGAGCCAGTGCATCAGGCAGGTAATCACGTCCATTGCGGGAGTGCGTACCCAGAATCTTGATGCCGCGGATCAGTCCAGCCTGGCGATCAACCCTCAAAGCCAGCCCACGCGAATCGCAATACTCTTGTAACAAGTCGTTCATGAGGTGTTCCTTTCGGCACAACAATGAAAAAAGCCCTGCAGGAATAATCCTGCGGTGGGCTCGTAAGGAAACCATGCGCCGCTAAGGCGCTGGCTCGTGTGCGATACCGTAATTTGTCAGGCAGTTGCCAATGATGTCTCTACCAAGCGACCGGCCCACTTCTGTCTGTCGAATACTATTTTTCAATCCTTTCCACGGCCCGGCGAAGATGCTGAATTGTGCCGTCTTGGATGACAAGTTCCAGCAAGGCTTTTCCGTGAAAGCCACGGCGAAGCGTTTCCGCCAGCAGTTCGGCCAAAGCCGCTTCCACTTGACTGATTTTCATCTGGTTTCCATGAGTAGGATTAAGCGTCAGTTGCATGGCGTGAAGTGTACATTGGAACAGTATCTGGTTCAAGATCGAATTGGGCCACTTGACGGTCGGCAGCGCTGCGCGTTAGACATGTAGTGCATTTCCTTGCAACAGCGCGCCGTTCCATCGGCGCTTATTTCAAATCCATTGGGGCCATCCAAACATGCCAATTATTATTCGCTGTCGTCCGAATGGTCCTTTGCTGGTCGAAGGCGAATTAGCGCTGCTCGATCACCAAGGTCAGGCTTTTCCACTTCCCGCAAACAAACCTGCCATTGCCTTGTGCCGTTGTGGGCATTCGAAGAACAAACCGTTTTGCGATGGCGCGCATAAATCCTGCGGCTTCATGGCAGAGGAATTGGCGCCGCAGAAAGCAGAATGAAAGCGCCGGTTGATGGGAGTTGAAAAGCAGCGGCTGCTTCTTTTCCCAAGCTATTGATTCACGGCGCGCTGAGGTTTAAGCTGCCGAAGCCCTTGCAGCAAAGTTTCAAGCTGTTCGTGTCCATCGTAATTTTGCCACACGATGAGGGCACACACTCCATTGTCGCTGAAAGTCGCCACCGATCCTTGACCGCCCGCTTTATCCCAGCTTTGCGGATTGATGGTTGATTTGATAGCGTCAACAAGAGAATCGAAATCGACAGTGCCAGTGGAGTTATAGTCGTGCAGAATTAGGTCACGCACATCATATAGACGTGTTTCGAACATCGAATCTGCCTTGGCTTTGGTTGTGAAAAGCAGAGTTTCGTTTTTGATCAGTGCGGCAAGTTCATATTGCGATAAAAGTAGATTCAAGGCCGAACGAAGCGTAATATCTTTAACGACCATCGTGACTTGCGTAGTCGTTGGATCAATTCCTGCCGCCTTGAGAGCGGTGTTGTCAACTTGAATCAGGATGTGATGTTTCTCGGCGATAGCTTGCATTGCATCGCTCAAGGGTACGCCTCGAAAATCGAACGATGTTTTATCGCTTAGCGCCTGCTTAATTGACTGTTCGCTCGAACTGGAAGTCGAAAGTGCTTTCGTCATCACGGAATCGTCCGCTGGGACTTCTGAAATAGCACTTAGCATGACGTAAAACGCAATTGACGACAGCAAT is a genomic window of Pirellulales bacterium containing:
- a CDS encoding CDGSH iron-sulfur domain-containing protein, translated to MLVEGELALLDHQGQAFPLPANKPAIALCRCGHSKNKPFCDGAHKSCGFMAEELAPQKAE